One window from the genome of Mauremys mutica isolate MM-2020 ecotype Southern chromosome 4, ASM2049712v1, whole genome shotgun sequence encodes:
- the STX3 gene encoding syntaxin-3 isoform X1: MKDRLDQLKSKQDQDDDADDVEIAIENTGFMDEFFSEIEETRQNIEKIAENVEGAKKLYSIILSAPIPEQKTKDDLEQLTAEIKKIANSVRNKLKSMERSIEQDEVQSSADLRIRKSQHSVLSRKFVDVMTKYNEAQVDFRERSKGRIQRQLEITGKNTTDEELEEMLESGNPSIFTSGIMDSQISKQALSEIEGRHKDIVRLESSIKELHDMFVDIAMLVENQGGVLDNIELNMMHAVDHIEKARDETKKALVYKKKAHKGSSKASPQGCWLQTTLLILVVSFFPRDPPRVPHADLPLPLPSLDLLITACPLGSAVNHFPFGWSFS; encoded by the exons AAGCAGGACCAGGATGATGATGCTGACGATGTGGAGATTGCCATCGAGAACACGGGGTTCATGGATGAGTTCTTCTccgag ATTGAAGAAACCCGACAAAATATCGAGAAAATTGCAGAGAATGTGGAGGGGGCAAAAAAGCTGTACAGTATCATCCTGTCCGCCCCCATCCCTGAGCAAA AGACAAAAGATGACCTGGAGCAGCTCACGGCAGAGATCAAGAAAATAGCCAACAGCGTCCGAAACAAGCTTAAGA GCATGGAGCGGAGCATCGAGCAGGATGAGGTCCAGTCGTCAGCGGATCTGCGGATACGGAAATCCCAG cattcTGTCCTCTCCCGGAAGTTTGTTGATGTGATGACCAAGTACAACGAGGCACAGGTCGACTTCCGGGAACGTAGCAAAGGGCGGATCCAGCGGCAGCTCGAGATCA CTGGGAAGAATAcgacagatgaggagctggaggagatgCTAGAGAGTGGAAACCCCTCAATATTCACATCTGGG ATCATGGATTCACAGATCTCGAAGCAGGCGCTGAGTGAGATTGAGGGGCGGCACAAGGACATTGTGCGACTTGAGAGCAGCATCAAGGAGCTTCACGACATGTTCGTGGACATCGCCATGCTGGTGGAAAACCAG GGCGGGGTCCTAGATAACATAGAGCTGAACATGATGCATGCGGTAGACCACATAGAGAAAGCGCGCGATGAGACCAAAAAGGCTCTGGTATACAAGAAAAAGGCGCACAAG GGCTCAAGTAAAGCTAGCCCCCAGGGTTGCTGGCTCCAAACT ACACTCCTGATCTTGGTGGTGAGCTTTTTCCCTCGTGATCCTCCTCGTGTCCCACACGCCGAcctcccgctccccctgccttccctggaCCTGCTAATCACAGCCTGCCCTCTGGGCTCTGCTGTGAATCATTTCCCTTTTGGGTGGAGCTTTTCCTAA
- the STX3 gene encoding syntaxin-3 isoform X3, with protein MKDRLDQLKSKQDQDDDADDVEIAIENTGFMDEFFSEIEETRQNIEKIAENVEGAKKLYSIILSAPIPEQKTKDDLEQLTAEIKKIANSVRNKLKSMERSIEQDEVQSSADLRIRKSQHSVLSRKFVDVMTKYNEAQVDFRERSKGRIQRQLEITGKNTTDEELEEMLESGNPSIFTSGIMDSQISKQALSEIEGRHKDIVRLESSIKELHDMFVDIAMLVENQGSSKASPQGCWLQTTLLILVVSFFPRDPPRVPHADLPLPLPSLDLLITACPLGSAVNHFPFGWSFS; from the exons AAGCAGGACCAGGATGATGATGCTGACGATGTGGAGATTGCCATCGAGAACACGGGGTTCATGGATGAGTTCTTCTccgag ATTGAAGAAACCCGACAAAATATCGAGAAAATTGCAGAGAATGTGGAGGGGGCAAAAAAGCTGTACAGTATCATCCTGTCCGCCCCCATCCCTGAGCAAA AGACAAAAGATGACCTGGAGCAGCTCACGGCAGAGATCAAGAAAATAGCCAACAGCGTCCGAAACAAGCTTAAGA GCATGGAGCGGAGCATCGAGCAGGATGAGGTCCAGTCGTCAGCGGATCTGCGGATACGGAAATCCCAG cattcTGTCCTCTCCCGGAAGTTTGTTGATGTGATGACCAAGTACAACGAGGCACAGGTCGACTTCCGGGAACGTAGCAAAGGGCGGATCCAGCGGCAGCTCGAGATCA CTGGGAAGAATAcgacagatgaggagctggaggagatgCTAGAGAGTGGAAACCCCTCAATATTCACATCTGGG ATCATGGATTCACAGATCTCGAAGCAGGCGCTGAGTGAGATTGAGGGGCGGCACAAGGACATTGTGCGACTTGAGAGCAGCATCAAGGAGCTTCACGACATGTTCGTGGACATCGCCATGCTGGTGGAAAACCAG GGCTCAAGTAAAGCTAGCCCCCAGGGTTGCTGGCTCCAAACT ACACTCCTGATCTTGGTGGTGAGCTTTTTCCCTCGTGATCCTCCTCGTGTCCCACACGCCGAcctcccgctccccctgccttccctggaCCTGCTAATCACAGCCTGCCCTCTGGGCTCTGCTGTGAATCATTTCCCTTTTGGGTGGAGCTTTTCCTAA
- the STX3 gene encoding syntaxin-3 isoform X2, protein MKDRLDQLKSKQDQDDDADDVEIAIENTGFMDEFFSEIEETRQNIEKIAENVEGAKKLYSIILSAPIPEQKTKDDLEQLTAEIKKIANSVRNKLKSMERSIEQDEVQSSADLRIRKSQHSVLSRKFVDVMTKYNEAQVDFRERSKGRIQRQLEITGKNTTDEELEEMLESGNPSIFTSGIMDSQISKQALSEIEGRHKDIVRLESSIKELHDMFVDIAMLVENQGGVLDNIELNMMHAVDHIEKARDETKKALVYKKKAHKTLLILVVSFFPRDPPRVPHADLPLPLPSLDLLITACPLGSAVNHFPFGWSFS, encoded by the exons AAGCAGGACCAGGATGATGATGCTGACGATGTGGAGATTGCCATCGAGAACACGGGGTTCATGGATGAGTTCTTCTccgag ATTGAAGAAACCCGACAAAATATCGAGAAAATTGCAGAGAATGTGGAGGGGGCAAAAAAGCTGTACAGTATCATCCTGTCCGCCCCCATCCCTGAGCAAA AGACAAAAGATGACCTGGAGCAGCTCACGGCAGAGATCAAGAAAATAGCCAACAGCGTCCGAAACAAGCTTAAGA GCATGGAGCGGAGCATCGAGCAGGATGAGGTCCAGTCGTCAGCGGATCTGCGGATACGGAAATCCCAG cattcTGTCCTCTCCCGGAAGTTTGTTGATGTGATGACCAAGTACAACGAGGCACAGGTCGACTTCCGGGAACGTAGCAAAGGGCGGATCCAGCGGCAGCTCGAGATCA CTGGGAAGAATAcgacagatgaggagctggaggagatgCTAGAGAGTGGAAACCCCTCAATATTCACATCTGGG ATCATGGATTCACAGATCTCGAAGCAGGCGCTGAGTGAGATTGAGGGGCGGCACAAGGACATTGTGCGACTTGAGAGCAGCATCAAGGAGCTTCACGACATGTTCGTGGACATCGCCATGCTGGTGGAAAACCAG GGCGGGGTCCTAGATAACATAGAGCTGAACATGATGCATGCGGTAGACCACATAGAGAAAGCGCGCGATGAGACCAAAAAGGCTCTGGTATACAAGAAAAAGGCGCACAAG ACACTCCTGATCTTGGTGGTGAGCTTTTTCCCTCGTGATCCTCCTCGTGTCCCACACGCCGAcctcccgctccccctgccttccctggaCCTGCTAATCACAGCCTGCCCTCTGGGCTCTGCTGTGAATCATTTCCCTTTTGGGTGGAGCTTTTCCTAA
- the STX3 gene encoding syntaxin-3 isoform X4, protein MKDRLDQLKSKQDQDDDADDVEIAIENTGFMDEFFSEIEETRQNIEKIAENVEGAKKLYSIILSAPIPEQKTKDDLEQLTAEIKKIANSVRNKLKSMERSIEQDEVQSSADLRIRKSQHSVLSRKFVDVMTKYNEAQVDFRERSKGRIQRQLEITGKNTTDEELEEMLESGNPSIFTSGIMDSQISKQALSEIEGRHKDIVRLESSIKELHDMFVDIAMLVENQGGVLDNIELNMMHAVDHIEKARDETKKALVYKKKAHKKMIIIIVVVVVLLAIVALIIGLSVGLK, encoded by the exons AAGCAGGACCAGGATGATGATGCTGACGATGTGGAGATTGCCATCGAGAACACGGGGTTCATGGATGAGTTCTTCTccgag ATTGAAGAAACCCGACAAAATATCGAGAAAATTGCAGAGAATGTGGAGGGGGCAAAAAAGCTGTACAGTATCATCCTGTCCGCCCCCATCCCTGAGCAAA AGACAAAAGATGACCTGGAGCAGCTCACGGCAGAGATCAAGAAAATAGCCAACAGCGTCCGAAACAAGCTTAAGA GCATGGAGCGGAGCATCGAGCAGGATGAGGTCCAGTCGTCAGCGGATCTGCGGATACGGAAATCCCAG cattcTGTCCTCTCCCGGAAGTTTGTTGATGTGATGACCAAGTACAACGAGGCACAGGTCGACTTCCGGGAACGTAGCAAAGGGCGGATCCAGCGGCAGCTCGAGATCA CTGGGAAGAATAcgacagatgaggagctggaggagatgCTAGAGAGTGGAAACCCCTCAATATTCACATCTGGG ATCATGGATTCACAGATCTCGAAGCAGGCGCTGAGTGAGATTGAGGGGCGGCACAAGGACATTGTGCGACTTGAGAGCAGCATCAAGGAGCTTCACGACATGTTCGTGGACATCGCCATGCTGGTGGAAAACCAG GGCGGGGTCCTAGATAACATAGAGCTGAACATGATGCATGCGGTAGACCACATAGAGAAAGCGCGCGATGAGACCAAAAAGGCTCTGGTATACAAGAAAAAGGCGCACAAG AAAATGATAATTATCATTGTGGTAGTGGTTGTCTTGCTCGCAATAGTAGCTCTGATTATTGGACTTTCCGTAGGGCTCAAGTAA